The DNA region ATTGTACTACATTCAAGATCCCGGAACCACTGAGCTCATATTTACGCGAGATCTGTTCAAGGTTAATGTGCCCGTTGAGGTTGGCTTTAGGCGGAAATGATTTTTGCCAGATAGTAAAGCGTTCATCGGCATTAGGCAGCGGGAAGTTAATAACCGACTGAAACCGGCGCATAAAGGCCTCATCAATGTTATTTTTAAAATTGGTTGCCAGTATCACTAGGCCATTGTGCTGCTCCACACGCTGCAGCAGGTACGATGCTTCCTGGTTAGCATATTTATCGTGCGCATCTTTAACGTTAGTCCGTTTGCCAAAAAGCGCATCGGCTTCGTCAAAAAACAGGATCCAGTTTTTATTATCGGCCTTTTCAAATAATTTGGAGAGATTCTTTTCTGTTTCGCCTATAAACTTGGATACGATCATTGACAGATCGATCCTGAAAACCGGCTTACCCGTGTACTTACCAAGCAGAGATGCGGTAAGTGTTTTCCCCGTTCCCGGCGGGCCGTGGAATAATGCGCGGTAACCCGGTTTCAGTTTCCGTTCCATGCCCCAGTCGGTCATTAATACCTGCTGGTAGTTCACCCAGTTTTCCAGCTCGGCAATTTGCCTGCGGGTAGTATCGTTCAATACAAGGTCGTCCCAGTTGTAGGTAGTTTCCAGGTGTTGTGCCGGAAAGTTCATACTTAGTTTGGGAATAGATTCGGTACCACTGATCAAAAGTTCAACATATTCGGGCTGCAACAATAATCTGCCGGACAAAGCAGGCTCACCTTCGGGCACATCCTCCAGGTATAAAATATGCTGTTTTGCCAGATTGCTATGATGATGAAACAGATCGGCTATCTCCAGCCGCTTTTCAAGGTCATCGCCTGCCAAAACAAAAACCACTGTTTGGCCGGTTGGTAAAAAGCTGCGTCCGTTACGGCTCCTAACTCCACCAATCTGCTGAAAATCGCCCGATTCACGCATGTAAGGCTGAATAATTTCATCAAAAAACTCAACCTGTAAATGAGGTACCAAGGCCATCATTAGTATAATAACCTCATTGCTGTTCAAGCCATGATCATCAATTAATTTTTCGAGCACACTACCATTTCGCTCCAACTGGGGCAGCAGCGGAGGCAAATAAGTTGCGTCGTTACCAAATACAGTTTGCAACCTGGCTTCAACACAACCGGCTGTATACTGCATCAGCGCTCTTAACTGTTTAATATTAGTATCCATTTTATTTACGCGGGCCGTTTTGCTGTACAACATGGGTTAATTCGTGAGCCAGCAGGTTCATACCGGCGGTGCTTTCAGGGTCAAATTTGGCTGCGTTAAAATAAATATCATTGCCATGTGTAAAGGCCTGCGCTTTTGAAAGGTTGCAAAGCTCAACAGCCTGCTGCCCGGTGTGGATTTTCACCTGTTCAAAATTGGCGTTCATCTGATGCTCCAATTGCGTACGTACTTTGGCAGGCAGAGGACTACCGCCACCTTTACTTTCATTCAACAACCTGTCAAACTTAGCTTCCGGAGCTTCGGGCTTGCCCTCTGTTTTTTCTACGCTGCCGCCCTTTTCTTCTTTCTTTTGTGCAGCGGCTTTATCGTCTTTTTCTTCACCTTTTTCTTTTTTTTGCGGCTTGCCTTCGTCCTTTTTATCTTCTTCGCCTTTTTTCTGCGGTTCCTTGTCTTTTTTATCTTCCTCCTTTTTTTGAACGCCTTCTTTATCTTTTTTATCTTCTTCTTTTTTTTGAGGCTCTTTATCTTTTTTATCCTCCTCTTTCTTCTGAGTTGGTTTCTCCTCTTCTTTCTTTTCGTCTTTTTTCTGCGGTTTACCCTCTTCTTTCTCGTCCTTTTGCTCTTTCTTTTGGGTCCCTTTAGCATCCTTTTCCTCATCAGCTCCTTTTTTCTGAACGCTCATTTGTCCCATCCGCTGTGACGAATTAGCAGTTGCCTGCTGTGCCATAGTCACCTTATGTGCTACCGCATCGGCCTCCCGCTCGAGGGCGCTATCCTGGTTACCATCAATTTTCCTGGCCTGAAAAAAAGCATCTCCATCCTGCTTGCTTTTTTCGCGGCTGCCATTAAAAAAGGGCTTATCTGCTTTATCCGCCTGTTTCTGACTAAGCGGCTGGCGTGTATTATGGATGTATTTCATAGGAGGTTTAGTTTAAATTGTTTAACAGATCTAATTGCTTCTTTGCATGGGCGGCCCATTCGCCGGGATCATGCAGCAGGTCTTCAAAAATCATCTTTGCCTTATCTCTCTGATTTAAATTAGCTAACGCTATGCCCAGGTATAGTTTTCCTTTTTTGTTTTCGGGATGTTGTTCAAGCAATAGTTCCAGGTGTGCAAACGCGGCGTCAAAACGGTTAAGCCCAAGGCAAAGCACTCCTGTATTTAGCCTTATCTCCTCGTTTTCGGGGTCATATTCCAGGATCCGCTCGTATTCTGCCGCCCCTTCATTTAACTGACCGCTTTGCAAATAAGCAACGGCCAGGTGGTTACGTACCGCAATATCCCCAGGAAACAGCATCAAATACCTGATCAGGTACCCTGTAGCCGACGCATAGTTTTTTATCATTAATTGGGACAGACCCGCAGTTTGCAATGCCCTGCTGTTTTGCGGGTTTTCGGATAATACATAATCGGCCATTTCAAAAGCTTCATCATACCTCCCGGTTGAAAGATAAACCTGTGCCAGTCCCATCAATAAATTTAAACTTGTGGGGTTAAGCTCAACCGCTTTAAGCCAGCATGTTTCGGCGCTTTCCATATCTGCCGATAGCATATACAACTTAGCCAGTCCTTCCCAGGCCTCAAACTGATCGACCTTAAGCGTAATGGTTTGCCTAAAAGCGTTTAAAGCCTTATCATACTGGCCCAGCAAAACCTCGGTATTGGCCAGATTGAGCCATGCCGAAGCATTTTGATTATCAATTTCTAAAGCGCGTTCAAAAAGCGGCCTCGCTTCGGCAAATTTGTTTTGTTGGTAAAACAACATGCCCCGGTTATTGAGCAGGGTAACATTGGGCTCATTTAAATCAGCCGCTTTTGCATAATAAGCCTCTGCAGCTTCAAAATTGCCGTTAAGCTGCTGTATAGCACCAAGGTTTATCAGTTCGGTTAGTTGGCTTCGGTTGCTCATAACATTTCTTCTTTTACTTTATCTGCTATACCACCTGCTATATCAGAAATGCTGATTTCAGGATAGGTAACTTTAATATCATCGGTTTTCACATCAAACGGTTCGCCATCTTTATAGTGGATTGGCAGCGAAACTTTAACCTGCAGATCCGGGCCATAACTAAATGACGCCAGGTTTTTAGTCCACTCTTTTGAAATATCTGTAACCAAAAGATCAAGTTCGGCTTTAATGAATGCGTTTACATCAAACGTAAACTTAGGGTGTACCTCGATCTCACCCAAAGCGTTAAACTCAAACCCGGTTGTGGGCGACCAGGCCAGGTCGGCAGCGGCACTTGCTTCTCCTTCAAGCCCTAAACCACCAACTATTTGGATGCCGCCTGTAACGCTGGCAGGCCCGATACTCAAGCCAATACCTAATGCGGCTTTTAATTTTAAACCAGCATGTGCAGGGATCACAAATTTTGCCCCACCGCTGATCCGGGTATTTTCGGGATGTGAAGGATTAAATTCTATCTGTCCAAAAACGTCTTTGAGTTGTCCGGGGCCAACCGCTGCGTCAAAATCAAGGCCACCATCAATAGTAGCTACGATACCTATGCTCTTAGGACCAAGCGGGATGGCGAATATGGGGATCTGGATGGTTGGTACTTTGAACAGCTCTTTATTGATGCTCTTTTTAGGGAAAACATCAACAGCCGAAGGCAGGTCCAAACGGCCAACAACTTCGATTTCACCGGCCGGAGTCACCCTTACACTTGCCGAAGCCTGTAGCCAATCTGTAACTTTGAGGGTTAATTTACCCGAGCCGTAGGCAGTAAACTTATCCCCTGCAGGGCCTGATGGCGTACCATCGGCAGCAATAGCACGGTTGGTGGCGCCTACCATCACCTCACCTGATACCCTGTCGGCAGCGTAAGAGGCCTTACCTTCTATAGTCAGCGCGCCATCATCATAAGATATTGACAGTTCAGTATTGATTTTTGGTATTTTGGGGATGGCTTTACCGTTGGCTTTAACGTGGTATATCTCATCCGGCCCGCGGGTAACCTCCACATTGCCACTGCCGCTTTGGATGCCCGGCATGTTTTCGTCAAGAACGAAGCTGCCACCAATAACCAACGTTTCGTTACCATAAGTAACATGGATCTCGGCACTTTTTATACCCTTAATATCCGGCTCGGCTGTTCCGGAAGCATTAAATATGTTGTTGGCATAATTTATATTGATGTGCGCCGATTTAAGACCTTTTATTTTACCGGCAGGAATGCCAATATCTCCCGAAGCGCTAAATTCTCCATTACGATAGGAGGCTTTTATTTGTGCCGGATTGAAGGTTTTTGAATCAAAATCAAAAGATCCCTCAAGCGCAAACTCTCCCGACGTGTTGGCCATAGCGCCAACTTTACCTTTACCCAGCTTCTTTATTTCAAAATTAGCTTCTCCCTTTATGCCGATTCCTGAGGTAGCTGCGTATACTTCAAGCGAAGTATTGGTGATTTTAAAAGGCGGTGGTACCTTGATCTCTCCCGAATTAAATACCTTACTTATTTTGATACCATCTTCATTAAAAATAATGTCGATAGCGGAACCTCCGATAATCGGAACATCGGTATTGATCTTGCCGAATCCTATCAAACCAGACTCACCGATATCTAACTCCGTTATTGTTATGGGGCTTAATCCCTTTGCCTTTAGCCCTGCACTTAAAGCCTGTTTTACAGCTACACCACTTAACCTACCGCCGTATATACCGGGCACTGGTTCAATTGGTTGTGTTGTGGATATCCCCGCCACAAACGCGTTATCCATGAATACTTCAATAGTAGCAGATCCTTTTGAACCCGCACTGAGTATCGTGGCGTTGTCTTTATCTTCATAAGAAATCTTTCTTATTTTCAGATTAGCACCGTTTCGTTTTATATGCCCTACCTGAACATTAACATCTTTCTCGGTTGTTTTACCCGCTTCCGGGGCCCATTTAATATTTTGTGTTGCTCCATATCTTTCGCTCGTGATCAGGGAAAGATTAGTGCTATCTATAAGTTTTGCTCTCGCTTTATCTGTATCTGAGAGAAATACCAATTTTTTGAGATGGTCGCCAGCCTCAATTTCACTTAACTCCCAGGCCTCTTTACCGCCGCTAATAGGCAAGCTCCCGTCAAGCGTTCCGGCAGTAATGGTATATTTACTCATTACCTCGGCCGCACCCGGCTTGGTTTGTCCGTCGGGCATGGTGGTAATGGCATTCAATGCTGCTTCAACTTTTGAGGTGATCTCTGTATTGATATTTGAACCAGACGACCTGTTTGCTGCGGCCTCAAGCATCCAAAGATTGGAGATGCCATCTTTTCCACCTAATTGTAACTCAACTTTGTGATCAACATCATAGCCATTATTTATTTCATGACCTTTATCGTTCCAAAACGGGCGTGCAAAAGTAGTCTTGAGCTGGGTAATGGAGCCGGTAAAAAGGTGCTTCAGGTTAGTAAGTTTTTTTTCCGACTCAAGCGTCATGAAAAAATTGGAGGCGTTAGCCTCTTTGGGGATCTCGGCCGTTTTTTTATTATTGAAAACGGTATCAAAACCAGCTCCTTTGGTTGCAGCGTCGTTCCAATCGGCAAGGTGTTTGCCCGACCTCTCAGTTTTTTTGAAAGAATAATTAGTTGTTGAGCCAGGCATAAGGCCAAGTTTTAAGCCTGGTATATTTATTTTAGGTACAAAAAGCGACTCCTTTGATGCTGTTGTATCAATCGGATTTTCGGCGGTAGCAACCTGACCTGCATTACCCGATACATCGCCCTTAGTTGGTTTACGCTGTATTTTCTTTTTTACTCCACTCCCCTGTTGAACCGTGTGAGTCACTTCATGCGCCAGCAGGTGCTGCCCGGCCTGGCTCTGCGGATCATATTTACCCGCACCAAAATAAATATCATTACCGTGGGTAAACGCCTGCGCCTGTAAATCGTTACTTAAACCGGCGGCTTCGCTGTTGTTATGGATGCGTACCCCACTCAAATCCGTGCCCATTGCTCCTTCCATTTCCTCGCGGGTATTGGAGGGCAATGGTTCGCCGCCGCCTTTGCTGCTTTCGATCTTTTGCTGGGTTTGCGAAGATACTTCAGGTGCGGCTGACTGACTGCTGCGTTTCAATGTATTCCCTTCGTTGGGGTCGCCGTCACTTTCAAAAATGGGGCGACGTTGTAATTCTTTGTCAGCACCATTCTGCTCTTTTTCCTGTTTATCTTCCTTTTTATCTTCTTTCTTTTGTACGGCAGAGGTAGTGGCAGGAGCAGTAGTAGAAGCAGTCGCAGCGTTAACTGTGGTTTTAGGCTGATTAATATGCTGAACAACTTTATCTGCCACCTGGTCGGCCTGCCGTTCAAAATGATCGCCGGGTTCATTCACCGTCATTTTACGTTGAACCTTATTACCCTCAAAAAAAGAGGATTCCGGCACACGTTCTATATCATGAGCAGCCGAGAAAAACGGATCTTTCCCTGCCGCCTGCCTGTTTGCAGGCTGGTTCTGTTTGGTGTTTGCCGGTGCTGCCTTTTGAGGTGTTTTCATTGCCATTCCACATAAAAAGGTTCATTCATCCAGGGCAGTTTAATTACGCCAATGCCCCATGGCAATGATGAAAGCAGGATATCCAGGTCCATCCGCTCCACAATAAGGCGGGCAGGCTGTTCTGTTTCAATCAGTTTCCCCTTGCGCATTAGAAATGCTTCGCGCAAGCCGCCAGGCGATGTGTTTTTTAATGCTTTCCAATATTTTATTACTGTCCGGAGCATATTGTCGCCTTCGTCAAGCATACGCTGTGGTATTTCAACTTCACGTTCCAATGGCTCGTCAAGTGGCCACCGGCATAAAAACTTTTCAAAATAAAGGTCATATTCAAAGGCATTCACATTACCGGTACCTAAATAGTGCAGCAGGTGAACGGCCAGTTGCCTTGCGGGCAGATCAACAAAATCGTTATCCTGCAACAAGCCAAAATCTTTAAAGAAATACTCCAAAAACGGGTGCAGGATCACCAAACCGGCCTGAGTTACATAAGTTCCGGCAATTTCTTCTTCTTTTTTCAAGCTTGTTTCCGGAGTATTATCGGGCGTGGTTGTGGGTTTATTACTTTGCAGCAGCGATTTATTTTCTGTTGATTGGATAACTGTTTCGGCTATTTGAATGAGGCTCATCGCAGAAATTGAAACAGAAGCTTTTAACTCTCCGGTTATTAAAGCGGTTAGCTTTTTCAGGATTGCACTATCACCAGCAAATTCACTATGGCCTGTCCGCAGGTAAATCATCAGCAAGATCTTTTCAATGATCTGCCGCCTGGAGTCGCTATTAAATTCCGCCGGTAAAACCTCTTTAATGTTAGCGTGTATGTTTGTTGCTGATTCACCAGTTATCAAACGCCTGATTTCTTCAACAACAGCGTCGACCTTTTTTTGAAATCCATAAGTCTCGGCCTGAAGTAAAACCATTGCCAGCTTTTTAATAAAAGCCATACCAAACTGGCTGAATAACCTGGCTGCCGCAAGAGCTGAGCTCTTAAAAAGATTGATAAGTTTTGATTGATAAGTTCGATCTTTTGTCAACAATTCTGACAGTTCACTTAACCAAACATTTTCCTGCTGCAGCCATTCTGTTGCAGCTACCGCATACCACGGAAGCCTGCCCGTGTTAAGGAAATAAACAAATACATTAAAAGCCTGCTGCTCTTCAGTAAGCAATGAATAGCTGATCTCGTTATCTGGCTCATCACCTACAGGTAATACGGCAGGATTTAAAACCGGCTCAAGCGCCTTAGCCAGGCTTGCCTGCAATTGTTCAAATACATCTTCCATTTTACCCGTACCCAGATCAAGATCAATCTTATCTATCAAAACATGAGCAGGCAGATCCATATCATCCAGCAATTGCTCCAGTTTTTTGAGCAGGACCTGTTCAAAGTACCGCACGGCCTCGTCCTGCACCTTTTGGGCAGTGCTTCGGTGTGATACTTCTATATCAAGTACCAGCTTATGGATGATATGTGTGCTCCCTGCCATAGCTCAACATTATTTAACAGTACCCGGATCGGTTGTACCCGGATCCTTTTTTATAACCCTTGGATCTATTTTGGGCGTCACAGCCGGATCTACCTTAGGTGTTAGCGTTGGGTTCGCTTTAATTGTCGATGTATCTGCTTTCGGCGTCACGGTAGGTGCAGGAGTTACCGCCGGATCCACCTTAGGTGTAGCTGCCGGAGTTGCTGTCGTAGTTGTTTTAATCACAGTTGGGTCTGCCTTTGGCGTTACCGTTGGTGTTGGCGTTACCGAAGGTGTATCTTTAATTGTAACCACCGGCGGTTCAGTAGTACTTGTTGACGGCGTAGTAACTACCGGTGGAACTTTGGTAACTACCGGTGTAGTGGTTTCAGGCGGCAAATGGGTAAGCACAGGTGTGGTAGTTATAGGAGGTAAAGCAACGGGCGGCGTAGGTGTAAATACAGCACGGCATTTATCGAACTTGCCATTTACAGCTATCAGCGTAATAACCGTATTACGACCGCGCGGAAACTGGCGCATATCAAACACCTTTACTGTGTTTACTTCATTGCTGGTAGTTCCATCATCAAATGTCCATGTAAACTTAAAGCTGCCCGGATTAGGTGTTTTATTTGTTAAAGTAACAGTGGCAGCACCTTTTTCGTTATCCATAGTTACCTTATAGTCAAAAGAGGCCTGCGGATGCTCATGGATCATGAGCGTACAAGCAAGAACCGGTTTGCCGTTCACCATAAAGTCGTTGATACTGACATCATAAGGACCTTTGGATGGGTCAACAACCCATTGGCTCCCCAATAATTTAACTGCATCTCCCGCTATTTTTGAGGTGATAATACCGGTTGCAGGCTGTACAGTTGTAAAGTTTATATTGCCACCGTCCGAGCAAACTTCACTGGCGGCCAATTTCAGGTCTACCGGCTCTTCGGGGATTTGTACAGTAAGCACAACCTGTTGGGTATCTGTACAATCATGGTTATTGGCAGATAAGGTGAAGGTAAGCTTGCCATCAGGGAATTTGGCACGAAGATCAGCGTACTGGAAGGTAATGTTATCATCCGGCTTGGCCAAATTAGCATGTACCTGCCCGTCGGGCATAGTCCAGGTGTAAGCAAATGTATCGCCCGCTGCCTGGTTGGTTGTAGCCGTTAGCTGAATAAATACTGCAAACTGGGTTGTATCGCTTATGCTGGCCGCAGGTTTAACAGCCGGGTGTTTAAATACAGTGATAGTGCAATCGGTTGGCTGATCATTTACAGTAAATTTAATCTGCTGACCAAATGTACCGTCTTTAACTTTAGTTGTATCAAAATAAGTTATCTCGGCTTTACTTACAACCGTAGCCTCAAAACCAGCTGAAGCTTTGATAACACCATCAGCCGGACTAACTTTAAATTGCAGCAAGCCTTCATCTGAACATGCTACAGCCTTAGGCAAACTGAGCCCTACCTGTGGCTTAGGCATGATAAATGCCACCGGCGGACAATCAGAGCAGCACATATACGGCAAACAAAAATCGGCAAATACGATATCGGCAGGCACATCGGGGTTTGCGGCTACGGCCCTTGATTTTCCCAGTTCGAGCGCCAAAGCCTGAGTTTTCTTGATCACCTCGGCTTCATTTGTCGGGGTATACTTACGTTTCGACCGGCGTTCATAATATTTTACAGCATCGGCAATATCGTCATAGTCGGTATTTTTGGCGATATAGGCCATCGCGTCGTTATCGCTTGCAAAACCTTTTACAAACTGCTGTTCGCTTTCAAGCGCTTTTAACCTGTCTTCGAGCGGAGATTTAGTTGAAGGGGTGGTTGGACCGGGTGCAGCTACCGCGGTAGCATAAACCATTACAAAGGTACCACCCGCCGGCACACCCGCCAGGTGTTCTAACCCGGTATGATTGGCGGCGTAAGCCGAAAAGGTAAGCTGTTGCAGCAGCTTGGTTTTACGGTCCTGAATTTCCTTTAATATTACGGCAAGCGCCTGGCCTGCACAGCAATTTTCAGATAAGCGCCATAACTGCAGTTCATAATCATCTTCATACCCTTTGCGTACATAATCGCTTTTAGCAAAAATCTGGCGGCTTTTCTGAGCAGCCGACTTTACTTCATTGCAAAGTTCATCAAGGCGGGCTGTAAAATTATCAATGGTATCTTCGTCAATATCAACCAGCCTGTCGGGCAGCCACTGGCTTATGTTACGGGTACCGGCTATCATACGCACGGGGATATCAACTGCGATAGCTTGCTCGTATGAGCCTGTTGCCGAGGTATCCACAGTTTTGCCTGCAGCATCTGCATAGTCAGAAATACTGATGGCCCCGCCCTGCCTGCGGATCTGATCTACATAGTAACCTATACTGCCTTGAGCAATATTGATATTATTGTCAACCGCGTCGATACCGCCGTCAATCACATATCTATCGGTGCTTTTATTGATCGCAAATCCGCTGCTTATTTGCTCACGTGCAGTTGCCTGTACTTCGCCGGTATCCGCTGTTTTGGCAGCAGCCATTCGCATTTTAGGAGCACCTGCTTCTTCCTCATTGGCCAATTCCAGTTTCTGCTGTGCAGCCTGATACCGGATATCATTCGCCACCGCATAACCTGTTTTTGTATTAAAGCTTGAAAAAAACTTGCTTACATCACCATAAAGGCAATTCTGTTCGGCCTGGAAAGCTCTTAATGTGGCCTCCAGATCATTAAACTGGCAGGCATAATCATCTATATTGATATCGCTAAGCGTTACATCGCCCAAACGAATGGCAACCACATCAAATGGCAGGTTACTGTCCCTCCTGATCTTATCAACCGCCGCAATAGCGTCGGTATATTTTTTGCCGATATGCCCTTCAATCCTGAAAAAATTATTGGAGTCGATTGAATAGGCCAGCGGATTTACCACCATATCATTTGCGGGCGAATAAGCTCCGGCATTATAACCAAGGATCAGCTTATCTGTGCCCTGCAGCCACCGGCTGTAGCTCCATTTTTGAGCCAGGTCAATCGGTTTGCCATAATAAAAAGGGATAGCCCTCGCCTCTAATGGTTTACTGTTATCGGTAGATGGCGTTATTTTCACCACCGGGCTTGGAGGCAGTGTAAACCCGCTGCTCATAATATTCAGCCTGTCGAGCAGGTTGATGGCTATATTCAGCTTGTCTTTATTGGCGCTGATAGCCGGCGAGGCATAAAATTTATGGCGATACGGCGTTGGCTTTGCTGTTGGTGTAGTATTTAAAGCTCCAAGCATAATATGTTTGGGGAAGGCGTAAATATTGGGGCAGCACTGGTAAATAATGTCTGAAAGCAAGGCACGCAATTCATTGTAGCCGGTCAGCAAATCTTTATAAAAATCATACAGGTACTGTGCCTGCATTGGGGCTGTAGCTTTGCTTAACGTAGTATTGATGTTGGCAACAATGCCGGTAATAGGGTAAACAGATTGCGGATCGAGCGCAAATTTGAATGTATTATAAAGTGTTTGCACAGCTGTTGATAAACCGCCTGCACCATCATTCGCAATTTTTGAAAAAGCAGCGGTAAGCGCCGATGACGATGCGGTTGTCTGCTTGTTAAAAAACACCCGTTTTGCCGCCAGCACAGGGGCATCAAAGTACGCGTTATAAGCGTTAAAATACTTTTTGTAGATATCATCATAAATAACCTCCGAACCGGTTTGCTCAATAATCTGGTTCATATCTGCCTGGGCAATAAGCAGCACTTTGGGTTTGGCTACCTGCTTGCGGCCCTGGTTATCACAATCAATAGCGGTACAGGCATCCGGATCCTTAGAGTAATATTCCAGGTAAAGCAGGCCGTACATTTCAGTAAGCTCCTTACCAGCCTTTGATTTAAAATTGGTGAGGGCAAAACTATCAACCGGGAAAGCGCCTTTATCATCGGGTGTTACCAGCTCCCATAAAGCCATTTGCGCGGCATCGGTGCCCATGGGATAAAACGGCGGGTATTTGATCAGCGAATTATCATAGGCCCTGAAGTTTTTATAGGTTGTTTCGGGCATGTAAAGCAAATCGCCGTCGGTAGTTACGCCGCAACCCTTGCCTATGGTTATGCCGTTGGCATCGCCTTTAAAACTTAAGCCGCATGCCAGGCCAACACCAATTAAACAGGTACGGGTAAGGCGCTGCTGATCTTCAAAAAACTCTACAATATCATTCAGCTGTTTGGCTGTAAGCACCTGGCTGTCAACAAAGGAGTTATACTCTAAAGTTATATCGGTGAGCTTTATGTTGGTTACTGGTGGCATGGCTTTTTCATTTAGGTTTTAACTGTTATTATTTGTGCCGCCCTGCAAGGTGCCAAGGCTGGTTTTGTTCAATATTATGGGGTTGGTTTCCTGGGTATCATCGTCGCAATCGCTTAGCTGGCCCTGTTGATAAACAGTGTATAGTTTTTCAATCACGTCAATAAATTTGCTGTTCAATACCGGATCGATAGGCGTATCAGTACTTATCGCTATGTGTTTGGCTGCAAGCCAGTCTTTATAAACCGCTTCAAAACCAACCATCTGGTCATGTCCGATGAAACAGATCCGCGGCAAAATATGAGCGGGCGTTTCGGTGCGGATGAGCCGCTCGGCATAGGTGCGGAAAGCTGTGTTACGTAACCTTACGCTATATCCCGGCAGTATCACACAAACCCGGAACGAGTATGGGTCAAGCGGCTCGCAGTACACCCCGTTAGGATCAAGGCAAACCGGCATAAACTGGTGGTGGGTACTATCATCGCCGGTATAATCAAATGGCGGGCGCAGCAAGATGTTCTCAATCACGTACATGCCCTCCATCTTGAAATCGTTTTGCATGAATTTGATGATGAATGCTATCTCGGTTTCGATGGCGGCGGCGCTGAACTCCATATCATTATGGGTAAGCAAAGTACCCGCAGAGTTGGCTATGTTATATACATATTTACCCGCGGTAGCTCCAGGACTTAAGCGATAATTTTCCCTGTCGCAGGCCAGTACGGATACCAGGCCCAGGTCTTCATAAGCATCAATCTCCTTCAGAAAGTTGGCATTGCCCTTAAATTTAACTACGCCAAGCTGCGATATTGTCCAATTGTAATGCAGGGCATCGGCCTTAAACAAAAGGTAATCCTCAACGCTTAGCTGCTGCATTTTATAGTTAGAGAAACCCAGCAGCATGGAGATCCTTTTTTCCATGCCCGATACATTTACCAGTTGCTGATCGGCGGTTTTGGCATTGTACAAATCCATCCCGCTGCCGCGGCAAATGCTCATCTGGTCATAGTCTTTCAAAAACTTAACCTTATGCCTGATGATGTTGCGCTGATAATCTTCGCCGTAAATGCGGTACATTAAAAATACGTACTCGTTAAACTGCTCGGCAAAACGGGCCAGCAAATGATCGAGGAATTTATTTTTCCGTTCGGGGTAGTTATCCTGCCCGGTTTCTTTAATTACATCATCAACCGTTTTCTCCCATTGGGCATAACCATCCAACAGCTTTTCCGCATCGCGGATGCCATTTACCGTATTGCTGAAATAGGTTTTACGGATGCTGTCGTCGGCAGTAAGCAAAATCCGGACGTTTGAAAGCTGGGCAAAATAATTAGCCAGCACCTGGTCATAAAACAGCAGGTAGCCTTTAAGCTGTAAGGCCAGCGACCGTTGCTCAGTTGTAGCAGTATCAGGCAGGCCCAGCGGCGAGATAC from Mucilaginibacter sp. SJ includes:
- a CDS encoding ATP-binding protein yields the protein MDTNIKQLRALMQYTAGCVEARLQTVFGNDATYLPPLLPQLERNGSVLEKLIDDHGLNSNEVIILMMALVPHLQVEFFDEIIQPYMRESGDFQQIGGVRSRNGRSFLPTGQTVVFVLAGDDLEKRLEIADLFHHHSNLAKQHILYLEDVPEGEPALSGRLLLQPEYVELLISGTESIPKLSMNFPAQHLETTYNWDDLVLNDTTRRQIAELENWVNYQQVLMTDWGMERKLKPGYRALFHGPPGTGKTLTASLLGKYTGKPVFRIDLSMIVSKFIGETEKNLSKLFEKADNKNWILFFDEADALFGKRTNVKDAHDKYANQEASYLLQRVEQHNGLVILATNFKNNIDEAFMRRFQSVINFPLPNADERFTIWQKSFPPKANLNGHINLEQISRKYELSGSGILNVVQFACLQMLARKESRITSELILEGIEREYTKENRVW
- a CDS encoding eCIS core domain-containing protein; this encodes MKYIHNTRQPLSQKQADKADKPFFNGSREKSKQDGDAFFQARKIDGNQDSALEREADAVAHKVTMAQQATANSSQRMGQMSVQKKGADEEKDAKGTQKKEQKDEKEEGKPQKKDEKKEEEKPTQKKEEDKKDKEPQKKEEDKKDKEGVQKKEEDKKDKEPQKKGEEDKKDEGKPQKKEKGEEKDDKAAAQKKEEKGGSVEKTEGKPEAPEAKFDRLLNESKGGGSPLPAKVRTQLEHQMNANFEQVKIHTGQQAVELCNLSKAQAFTHGNDIYFNAAKFDPESTAGMNLLAHELTHVVQQNGPRK
- a CDS encoding tetratricopeptide repeat protein; translated protein: MSNRSQLTELINLGAIQQLNGNFEAAEAYYAKAADLNEPNVTLLNNRGMLFYQQNKFAEARPLFERALEIDNQNASAWLNLANTEVLLGQYDKALNAFRQTITLKVDQFEAWEGLAKLYMLSADMESAETCWLKAVELNPTSLNLLMGLAQVYLSTGRYDEAFEMADYVLSENPQNSRALQTAGLSQLMIKNYASATGYLIRYLMLFPGDIAVRNHLAVAYLQSGQLNEGAAEYERILEYDPENEEIRLNTGVLCLGLNRFDAAFAHLELLLEQHPENKKGKLYLGIALANLNQRDKAKMIFEDLLHDPGEWAAHAKKQLDLLNNLN